One segment of Alphaproteobacteria bacterium DNA contains the following:
- a CDS encoding adenylate/guanylate cyclase domain-containing protein — MADTARFNEAAGLPKHVIEEIAQPDGSVRFFARARKGPFALAWEEIPVEWVNEQWFRHDRVFSAGPFRLLSATLRLEPNGANGATGHYTLEVEPANLFGALLLKTAFFGAVEKSFALLAASANDWAAGQREAPFDTPETTLAPSGRSRLDRVLARIVESPNDHGLSQRLADWILSAPEVDLARIRPIELARKWGAAEQDTIEMCLQAVKDGLLELRWDLLCPRCRGAKATVTSLDQLPHGAHCPSCNIDYDADFSRNVEMTFHPDPAIREIQKGEFCLFGPMSTPHVKVQISLNPGKKRDISACLAPGEYRVRTLEAGGEAEFTYAGGGFPATIIDTDAVTSDGTSANDTVQAENRTAFRRTLIVESRDWVADALIAERVTILQTFRDLFSHQILRPGDQVGISRVALLFTDLRGSTALYERVGDARAYGLVREHFAFLARVVRVCNGSVVKTIGDAVMAAFHDPADAVRAAIRVQQGVREFNRESSGENIVIKLGVHCGPCIAVTLSERFDYFGSTINMAARLQGESNGGDIVLSEDVVKDPAVAEMLAAYPLEAVESRFKGFDTPVSFLRLPASALTPPADAATVDGPGN; from the coding sequence ATGGCGGACACTGCGCGTTTCAACGAAGCCGCCGGTCTGCCGAAGCATGTAATTGAGGAAATCGCGCAACCGGACGGGTCGGTCCGGTTCTTTGCCAGGGCGCGCAAGGGCCCTTTCGCACTGGCTTGGGAGGAGATCCCGGTGGAATGGGTCAATGAACAGTGGTTTCGCCACGACCGGGTCTTTTCCGCCGGACCGTTCCGGCTGTTATCGGCAACCCTGCGGCTGGAACCGAACGGCGCGAATGGCGCGACGGGCCATTACACGCTGGAGGTGGAACCCGCCAACCTGTTTGGTGCCCTGCTCCTGAAGACGGCCTTTTTTGGCGCCGTCGAAAAATCGTTTGCCCTGCTGGCCGCCAGCGCCAACGATTGGGCCGCCGGGCAGCGCGAGGCGCCGTTCGACACCCCCGAAACCACGCTGGCGCCCAGCGGCCGCAGCCGCCTCGACAGGGTATTAGCGCGCATCGTTGAATCGCCGAATGATCATGGGTTATCGCAACGACTGGCCGACTGGATACTGTCCGCGCCGGAAGTCGACCTGGCCCGCATCCGCCCGATCGAACTGGCCCGGAAATGGGGCGCGGCGGAGCAGGACACCATCGAAATGTGCCTGCAAGCCGTCAAGGACGGCCTTCTGGAACTGCGCTGGGACCTGCTTTGCCCGCGCTGCCGCGGCGCGAAAGCCACGGTCACGTCGCTCGACCAGTTGCCGCACGGCGCGCATTGTCCTTCGTGCAACATCGATTACGACGCGGATTTTTCGCGCAACGTGGAAATGACCTTTCATCCGGATCCGGCTATCCGGGAAATCCAGAAGGGCGAGTTCTGCCTGTTCGGGCCCATGTCCACACCACATGTCAAAGTGCAGATCTCGCTGAATCCCGGCAAAAAACGCGATATTTCGGCCTGCCTCGCACCCGGCGAATACCGTGTCCGAACGCTGGAAGCCGGTGGGGAGGCGGAATTCACGTATGCGGGCGGCGGGTTTCCCGCCACGATCATCGACACGGACGCCGTTACGTCTGACGGCACGTCGGCCAACGATACGGTCCAGGCGGAAAACAGGACCGCATTCCGGCGCACCCTGATTGTCGAATCCCGTGACTGGGTGGCGGACGCGCTCATCGCCGAACGGGTGACAATCCTGCAAACGTTTCGCGACCTGTTTTCGCACCAGATTCTGCGTCCCGGCGACCAGGTCGGTATTTCGCGGGTCGCGCTACTGTTTACCGACCTGCGCGGATCCACGGCGCTTTATGAACGTGTCGGCGACGCCAGGGCCTATGGTCTGGTGCGGGAGCATTTCGCCTTTCTGGCGCGGGTCGTCCGCGTATGTAACGGCAGCGTCGTCAAGACAATCGGCGATGCCGTCATGGCCGCCTTTCACGACCCCGCCGACGCCGTCCGCGCCGCCATACGGGTCCAGCAGGGCGTTCGGGAGTTCAACAGGGAATCCTCCGGCGAGAATATCGTGATCAAGCTCGGCGTCCATTGCGGCCCCTGCATCGCGGTAACGCTGAGCGAGCGTTTCGATTATTTCGGATCGACAATCAACATGGCCGCGCGCCTGCAGGGTGAAAGCAACGGCGGCGACATCGTTCTCTCGGAAGATGTAGTGAAGGATCCGGCCGTCGCCGAAATGCTGGCCGCCTACCCGCTCGAAGCGGTGGAGAGCCGGTTCAAGGGATTCGATACGCCGGTTTCTTTCCTGCGGCTGCCCGCATCGGCGCTGACGCCGCCCGCGGACGCGGCAACGGTCGATGGCCCGGGAAACTGA
- a CDS encoding GFA family protein, producing the protein MTRGSCLCGTVRWEAEAPFTRMRHCHCSMCRKAHGAPFATYISVARERYRLVAGATDITGYQSSAQYHRAFCSICGSVAPSMENDGNVDMPAGCLDDDPGIRPTMHIFTGSKAAWDTIADSLPRAEAYEAGNTTLPVPQQHAHRPDSFDALRGSCLCSAVAYEITAPFRVSYHCHCHRCQKARAAAHTTNGSVARDAFHYVRGEELVVHYRVPDAITFTHSFCRICGSGMVRPGGDRPFVTVPLASLDDDPVIRPFNRIYMNYVAPWFTIEDDLPQFGEGPDKRPIAYFQDA; encoded by the coding sequence ATGACAAGGGGAAGCTGCCTCTGCGGTACGGTGCGCTGGGAGGCGGAGGCGCCTTTCACCCGCATGCGCCATTGCCATTGTTCGATGTGCCGCAAGGCGCATGGGGCGCCATTCGCGACCTATATCTCGGTAGCGCGGGAACGGTACAGGCTGGTTGCCGGCGCGACGGATATCACCGGCTATCAGTCTTCGGCTCAATATCACCGCGCGTTCTGTTCGATCTGCGGATCGGTCGCGCCATCGATGGAAAATGACGGCAATGTCGATATGCCGGCCGGATGCCTGGACGACGATCCGGGCATCCGGCCCACGATGCATATCTTCACGGGATCGAAAGCTGCATGGGACACGATTGCGGACAGCCTGCCGCGCGCAGAAGCCTATGAGGCGGGAAATACGACGCTGCCGGTTCCGCAACAGCATGCGCACAGGCCGGATTCTTTCGACGCCCTGCGGGGCAGTTGCCTTTGCAGCGCCGTCGCCTATGAGATCACCGCACCCTTCCGGGTTTCGTACCACTGCCATTGCCACCGCTGCCAGAAAGCTCGCGCCGCCGCGCATACCACCAACGGGTCCGTCGCCCGGGACGCTTTCCACTATGTGCGGGGCGAAGAACTGGTCGTGCATTACCGCGTGCCGGATGCAATCACCTTTACGCACAGTTTCTGCCGGATCTGCGGTTCGGGCATGGTCAGGCCCGGCGGCGACCGTCCCTTCGTCACTGTCCCCCTGGCCTCCCTGGATGACGATCCGGTGATCCGGCCATTCAACCGGATCTATATGAATTACGTTGCCCCCTGGTTCACGATAGAAGACGATTTACCGCAATTCGGCGAAGGACCGGATAAACGGCCTATTGCCTATTTTCAGGACGCGTAG